CTTTTTAATCTCTGTTCAATGGCTTTTGTACTCTTTCTAAACCCCTTTATAGCCATGTTGAGATTTCCTAGCCTCCTGGCCATGGATTTAGCATCTAAACCAGAAGTCTCCACCCAAAATATCCCAAATATTATACAGAATACAACCATAAGAATGGCATATACTATGGCATGTATAGGATCAGATAGTACACTTGATAAACCGTAAGGTGTTGTAAAGTAGTAGGCTATACCATCTACAGCCCTTCCTTCTACAAAATGTCCCAGTATGGGGAATCCCATCTTCGCCAGAAACATACCCCAGAGTTGGATATTTGCAAATAGGGCTGCAGTAAATATAACGGGGATGTTAGATACGTATACGAACCTTATGGGATACTTACCTACAGCACCCCTTATTCTACCATGGGCAAGAGGTATTTCTACCCTTAAACATTCTGCATATACGACAACGAGGAACACCACTATAGTACCTATTATAGGAAGTATGAACTCCAACGCCGCCCCAAGCGCTCCTTGGACCATAGCATCTATGAACTTCCAGAGGTATCCCTCTGGTCCCAAGGCACCAACGAATATGGTCTGAGATACACCTGCTGCAATGAAGAGCCCTATACCTGAACCTATTCCGTACCTTGAGACGACTTCATCTAGATATATCAAGAGTATTGCACCTATGGCAAGTTGGAGGATAAGTATTAGGGCCATTACAGGGGATAGAGGTCCAAAGGCTCCTGCACCAACGAATAGGACACCTTCAAAGAAACACAAAAATATGGCAAGTAACTTTTGCAAACCTTGAAATAGAGCTCTGTTTTCAGGCTGGGAGAGGTCCAACTTTATAACTTCAGATCCCACTAACAACTGCATTATTATTCCTGCAGTAACAATAGGACCAATACCCAATGTAATCAAAGTACCCATCTTAGAAGCAGTTACTGTCTGCCAGAACTCGAATATTGGAGGTATCTGGGCACCTCCAGTATAGAGATCTATAGATCCCATAATGAAGTACAGGATCAGAACTATCCCAGTCCATTTTAATTTCTCTTTAAAGGGAATATCTCTCTCAGGCCTCTTAACCTCTGGGATATACTCTAAAATAGGTCTTATTTTATGGAGGTATTCTTCCAAGATATCACCGATATTTTAATTCCCCTAGTTTTAATGATTATTTTTATGATTATACAAATAATAATTATAAAATTATTAAAATAAAAAATAATTACAACTCGATAGCCTCTCCACCTGCAGCCTCTATTTTTTCTTTAGCCTTCTCTGAGAACTCCAGTGCCTTTATTATCATTGGACAGGATATCTTACCCCTTCCTAAAACTTTCTCGTAGTTAAGTTCTGTTACATCTACTACGACCTTTCCATCCTCTACTTTGAACTTATCTCTGTTCTTATGTACAAGTTCATCGATCTCTCCAAGGTTTATAGTTTTCAAGTTCTTTACTAGGGATGGATGTCTTGTAAATCCATACTTTCCAAAGTGATCTGGCATATACTTTACAACGTGGATCCACTTGTGTTTATGTCCTCCTGCCATTCCTCTACCTCCTCTGTTTCCAGCTCCCCTGTGTTTCTTGTGGGATCCGTATCCACAGGTTCTACTACCTCTTAACTTTCTAATCTTTCTACGTTTTCTTATCATTTTATCACCTTTTTACATCATCCTCTCTAACAGTTTGTTTATCTCCTTACCCCTGTATCCTAAGGCACCCCCTACTGAGAAAGGTTTCTTTATACCTTTCTTGTCGTATCCCTTTCTTGGAGGATGAAGTCTAAACACAGGTTTTAAAGGTGTGTTTTTTAGAAGTATCTCTCCCTTTATTATCTTTTCGGCCAACTCCTCAACAGACATCCCCATTAACTCTTTTATCTTCTCCCCATCCACTCTCTTATCTCCAGGTAATCTTCCCCTCTTGAGGATCAACTTTATAAGAGTATCTTTATCTATCTCTCCGTAAGTTACATAGTCCTTAACCTTTCGGAGCATACCTTTGTAGGTGTCAGTCTCTGGTATTACTACACAGTGGTTTACCTTGTGGAGTCTTAACATCTTAAGGGTATCACTTATATCCCTTCTAACACCTACCCTACCCCTAACTCGTACAACTGCATAGGCCATGTTATCACCTTAAAATGTCCTCCCCTCTGCAATACCAAGAATTTCCTTATGTTTTTGCAGGTATCTAACACGGTTCAACTTGTTAAGGGCGTCAAAGGTAGCCATGGCGAAGTTGTATGTTGTCCTTGTATCTCCAAAGGTTTTTGTCCAAACATCCTTTATACCTGCCAATCTAAGTACAGTTTTAGCCACATCTCCTGCAACAAGTCCTACTCCCCTTGGAGCAGGGAGTATCTCTATTTTAACACTGGAACATCTACCCCTTACAGCGTATGGAATAGAGTGAGGCCTTCCACA
The genomic region above belongs to Methanofervidicoccus abyssi and contains:
- the secY gene encoding preprotein translocase subunit SecY, which produces MEEYLHKIRPILEYIPEVKRPERDIPFKEKLKWTGIVLILYFIMGSIDLYTGGAQIPPIFEFWQTVTASKMGTLITLGIGPIVTAGIIMQLLVGSEVIKLDLSQPENRALFQGLQKLLAIFLCFFEGVLFVGAGAFGPLSPVMALILILQLAIGAILLIYLDEVVSRYGIGSGIGLFIAAGVSQTIFVGALGPEGYLWKFIDAMVQGALGAALEFILPIIGTIVVFLVVVYAECLRVEIPLAHGRIRGAVGKYPIRFVYVSNIPVIFTAALFANIQLWGMFLAKMGFPILGHFVEGRAVDGIAYYFTTPYGLSSVLSDPIHAIVYAILMVVFCIIFGIFWVETSGLDAKSMARRLGNLNMAIKGFRKSTKAIEQRLKRYIMPITVMSSAFIGLLAAGADFTGALGRGTGVLLTVSIVYRMYEQILQEQISELHPILSKFLKR
- a CDS encoding uL15 family ribosomal protein, which produces MIRKRRKIRKLRGSRTCGYGSHKKHRGAGNRGGRGMAGGHKHKWIHVVKYMPDHFGKYGFTRHPSLVKNLKTINLGEIDELVHKNRDKFKVEDGKVVVDVTELNYEKVLGRGKISCPMIIKALEFSEKAKEKIEAAGGEAIEL
- the rpmD gene encoding 50S ribosomal protein L30, giving the protein MAYAVVRVRGRVGVRRDISDTLKMLRLHKVNHCVVIPETDTYKGMLRKVKDYVTYGEIDKDTLIKLILKRGRLPGDKRVDGEKIKELMGMSVEELAEKIIKGEILLKNTPLKPVFRLHPPRKGYDKKGIKKPFSVGGALGYRGKEINKLLERMM